A stretch of DNA from Oryza brachyantha chromosome 9, ObraRS2, whole genome shotgun sequence:
TAGAAAGGCAGGCATGGTTTACCCTCGCACAAGAAGAGGGCAAGTCTCCACCCCCGGCGTTTGTGTTGAAGAGAATTGAGGGAATGAAAAGCGAGCAGGCCATCTCCGAGGTTCTCTGCTGGTCTCGGGACCCATCCGAGCTAAGGAGATTGTCCTCACGGAAAGAGGAGATACACTGCAACCTCCGTGGCAGTGCCTTCTATCAAATGAGGAATGGTTCAAGGGAGTTCATGAGCACGCTTGCCAACTACAAGATCCCTCTTGCTGTGGCCACCACGCGACCAAGGAAGGTTATTGAAGAAGCGATCGATGCTATCGGCGTGCGAAGCTTCTTTGATGCGGTTGTGGCAGCAGAGGATGTGTACCGGGGGAAGCCTGACCCTGAAATGTTTCTGTATGCAGCGCAGCTGCTGAGTTTCATCCCGGAGAGGTGCATCGTGTTCGGGAACTCCAATTCAGCAGTGGAGGCCGCACATGATGCTAGAATGAAGTGTGTGGCTGTTGCAAGCAAGCACCCGATCTACGAGCTTAATGCCGCAGACCTTGTGGTGAAGCAGCTTGACGAGCTATCTGTGGTTGACCTGAAGAACCTTGCTGACATTGAGTCTCCAGAGTTTGGCATGGAGCCTGAGCCAgagatggaggaggaagaagaagattcGTCCCCGTCAACTTCGGTCGGTGTAGATGATTTGTTCTGGTAAGGAAGCCAGATTGTACATTTGATTGATTTCGCTCCTGCACATGTGTACGATTGTCAGTCATAGCAATGATCATGAAGGGCCATATATTCCTTCTAATCAATCTGTCCGTAGACTGTGATATGTAAATGTTTCTCTAGAACTCACACACTGTATATAGACTGTACCTCAAAAGATAAGGGGGAACTGTCTGAATACTCGAGGGAATATAAACCAATCTGCAGTTCCTAACAGATGTATAACTGGGATGATTGTCGATTGCATAATTAGGATTCTGTTTACATTTGCTACTTACATGCTCTTTTCCTAAAGCAGCCTGTTTTACACAATGATGGAAGGGAAGCATAAATTTCCATTTGGATTTTGGGCAGCCATCTTTAGTTATATTACTCCTTACCTAGTACAGTATGAGCCCAAAGTGAAGAATGTGCCAGTTGGTGTCTGATGATGCATGTGAAGCTGTTTTACtaattatgaaattttatGACATAGGCTAATGGTTACACGTTTCTGGGTCATACGTCTGGCGAAATTGTTATGTTGATGACTAATattaacatgtttttttttatgccgaactctaaaattaatgtaTTTATGGACTCAAGGTCAATAACCAAGAACTTTGGCCACATAAGGCTTGTATTCGTACGTTTTTATCATGTTATTAAATACTTAtgaaattttatgttattaaACACTTATGAAATTTTGAGTCAAAGCCTAATACTCATGCATTTTTAGGCTGAAGACGGACTTACGGTCCAAGAATAATAATCATGACTTTTTTGGGCAGAAGGCTATATTTATGTGTTCTTACACGCAGGTTTAACAGTTATGAAATTTTATGGGTAAAGAAAACattcaattgtttttttacccAATGTTAATAATCatgaattttcaaacttaaggGTAATAGTAATGTGTCTTTGGGCGAATAGCCAGAATTAACGTGTAACTGGATGTCTAGACTAAAGACCATGGTAATGCACTATGGTTTCTAAGGTTAATACTAACAAATTGAACCGAGGAGTGATATTCGTTTATTTTTGGGCTCCAAATTATCGGGTGAAAGGTCAATCTGTACGTTTCATATTACAATTCACTTACTTTAGGTTTGTTGTAACTcaaacttatttaaatttaaccaaatttaaagaaaaatagcaatatttttaacccaaaataaatatgttataaaGATATATTCAATAGTGTATTCAATGAAACTAATATTATGTTATGGgtgttagttattttttttataaattgatcaaatttaaagaGATTTGACCTAAATAACTCAAAGtaacttaaaatataaaacatacgGTAAAACTAGAGTGATACTCGTGTTTATGGTCGAACGCTGGACTTACATTTAGAAGGctgatatttaataaattatagacAGACGACTAATATTTATTAGATCTCGGATCGGATGTTAACCATCATGATATGATTTTAGGATGGACCTGCTTTCATCAGTTCGAGAATGGGCAATCACCCGGTTCTTTTCGttcatgcttatatttatagacaaaattaaattttaaatctaaattataagagttaattttgaaaatttttaaatatattatcagtttttatttttggccgctaaaacacatatataaatatgttgcttgatttttttttttcttttagaaagccaaacaatcgctCTACATACGTTTGAGGGGCAAATGGTTAGAAGTTGTATGTTGCTGTAAAATACGAGTAATTAACAAATGGTATGTTTGAAGACAACAGTGGTATGTTCTGTTGCATATATGCGCTGTTGGTGATGGAGATCCAATTTGTTAATTTATACGAGTTATATGTTTTCGTTTCAGTATCCACGtaagaatataaaaataataagaatatGAAAATGGATTTGGCGCGTGCGAACGAACAATGGAATGGGCTTGAGTGGattttggatggatgggagTGCAGGCCCATGAAGCCCAAGCGTGCCAACTCCCCCCATCGCGACCGTCCATTCTCGTCGCACGAGCCAATATGCACGCCTCGCACGCGCGACCCAAACCCTAGCAGCGATCCACTCCCCCATCCCACACGCGCGAGATCCCTCCCCCGATGGAGCAGGCGATCGAGGAGGATGGGGtcaaggaggaggaaggggaggaggacgacgactaCTACTTGGAGCCGGAGGAGGATCCGCAgctccagctgctgctgccggcggggccagggcggcgcggccgcgcgcgggaggagaaGGAGCGGACCAAGCTGCgggagcggcagcggcgggcgaTCACGGCGCGGATCCTGGCGGGGCTGCGGCGCCACGGCAACTACAACCTGCGGGTGCGCGCCGACATCAACGAGGTCATCGCGGCGCTCGCCCGCGAGGCCGGCTGGGTCGTCCTCCCCGACGGCACCACCTtcccctcgtcctcctcccagcagcagcagcaggtatGGCAATCGACGGGAGGGAGGAATCCATGGGGTTCTCCTCTCGCTCTTCTCCTTGCCTCGTTTGTTTAAGCTGGCAGCTGAGACTGAGAGCGAGAGAGGCAGCTCCAGCCAAGTAAATAGTAGGGACGAGTTGTTGTTGGGCTGACTGGTACTGCAGTTTTTATCGGTGCCACTTTTCCTGTCCCTTTCTTTACTTATTTATGACGTCATAATTAGGCCGACTAACCAAGGGTAGTTTCGATACTTTGCCTTACTATGATAACTCATCAGCTAGCTAGGTGACCTGTCCTGAACTCACTATGTTTTCAGAAAATGACAAAAGTACCCCTCATAACCCCTTCTCGTTACGCCCTTTGTCCCCGACCGAAAGTAATGACTAATGATTAGGATATTCAAAAAggtaattattaatatttagaaaaatgaactGAAATTTGTGTGTGAAATGAGCCAGTGGAGTCGTATGTTAGGCatgaccatcttttttttaaaaaaaaaatcaatttgttACATATGTTTGAACGGTTTGTGTGATAGGGAACGGATGAATATATAAGGTCCGCTTGGAAGGCACTTTATGCGatgaaaacaatgaaaataCAAGTGAAGTCACTTTTATAGAGTAATATTTGTATACTTTTGTTACTTTTGAAGTAGTATATACCACAAATAtatggcatatttgcaaacgaaaaattatttacgaataaaacttctatagttaaaagtcaatgctacaaaataaactatgataaaaaatatcaaaatcaactttaaatttaaggttgaaaaaaataaatcaacctACTGCATATGTTTgcatcaaataagaaaaatcaaagaaatgaGGACTAAGAgaacttaggccgtgttcggggAGGAAgagtgtaagttaacttactcggcgcggaaaacgtaataatagattagtacatgattaattaattattaaaaaaatataaaatagattaattaaaacaacttttccatagaaaatttttgcaaaaaatacaccgattagccgttcgagaagcgtgcgcgcggaaaacgagaggaataagagcatccccaataactcatctaaatttggtcatccatatcttcatttgcatatcttcatttggatgatcatctaaaacacttttatccttcatattcCTTTATACTCTAGcagatcatttatatatagtatcttctatatctatttggaggattagAGAAAGagcatctaaatatagagtttctctctcctaatatgaatgacattaaaaaatagatgatgagatagatgttctgctgaaactcaacttttactttttatcctctatttctatGATAAAGGATAGGATGAATGAGCTGTTATGAAtgctctaagttaacttatcttggGGTACGAACGTGGCCTTAATTGAAAATGACATGATAGGGTTTAGTATGCCTTTGTTTTCATTCGTCATCGAAAGATTacccgtcttatttaatttgtttatgatgtagagtataattttctattcttCATTTCCGATGCAACTTATGATTCACGAATCAATTGGAGACACAAATTACTATGACGTgcaatttattaaaattaactttgcaatttattttcaaaacatattttaatttatataattaaaattaactttgcaatttattttcaaaacatattttaatttatataattaaaattaacttgaatcaatgtttatatatataataccgAAATTAGAGGCCTACTACAACCAGTGTCCAAATTAAGCATAGACaaattattgttaaaaaaaataaaaatcgaaTTTTGGGGACCGTTGGTTGCCTCCACgtgaaagaagaagaaaccagaaggagaggagagccaTTCACGGCGTCCGCGCACGCACAGGAAAGGGAAAAGCTTGTTTTGGAAACGTAACCTGTATACAAAATAGACATGGGAAGCCCTCCCATCGCATCCCCCGCCACGCCGACGACCGCCTGACGATgatttcctctcctcctccgctcctcctccagctccaccaccagcagcagcagcagcagcagagcctGGCCCgctgctcctcgccggcgcctcccctccgcctccgcggcatctcccccgtcgccgcccgccccctccgctcctcctccctcctctcgccgCCCCACGCCGTCCCCGACCCGCTCCTCTCCCTGCCGCCCATGGACCCGCAGCAGGTACCTACATACATTTTgccttccttccttcttctttcttctacGAGCGAGCCGAGCCTTCAACTTTCTTCCTTCCTGCAGGTGCCCGATCTGCTGCCCCCGCGCCCACCGGAGCGCGACTTCGCCGGAACGCCCTACGTCCCCGTCTATGTCATGCTCCCGGTAACCCTTCCGCCGCCCGCATTTCTCCCCTCCTCCACTCCACTTACACGTCAAGTCGCTTGCAGCTCGGGGTGGTGGATGGCAACGGCGAGGTGGTGGACGCCGACGTCCTGGTGGGCCAGCTGCGGGTCCTCAAGGCTTCAGGGGTGGACGGGGTCATGGTCGACTGCTGGTGGGGGAATGTCGAGGCGCACAGGCCTCAGGAGTACAATTGGACCGGTTACAAGCGACTCTTCCACATGATCAGGGAGCTCAAGCTCAAGCTGCAGGTCACCCACCTCTTTCTCCACA
This window harbors:
- the LOC102708086 gene encoding 5-amino-6-(5-phospho-D-ribitylamino)uracil phosphatase, chloroplastic-like encodes the protein MMVVDTVAATTSSIIAHHLFDQRLHVVSCRPLATGFAGRRLVARVPRHHHPRLADWTVKALAMGVTKEASPSREYRGIPGDGADMADNGMTNPKTSWPPRNRADDPKLHNPLLRLERMSCGWLGVIFEWEGVIVEDDAELERQAWFTLAQEEGKSPPPAFVLKRIEGMKSEQAISEVLCWSRDPSELRRLSSRKEEIHCNLRGSAFYQMRNGSREFMSTLANYKIPLAVATTRPRKVIEEAIDAIGVRSFFDAVVAAEDVYRGKPDPEMFLYAAQLLSFIPERCIVFGNSNSAVEAAHDARMKCVAVASKHPIYELNAADLVVKQLDELSVVDLKNLADIESPEFGMEPEPEMEEEEEDSSPSTSVGVDDLFW